The segment TTTAACCAACAAAAAATAATATTCCACTGAAAGTCTATTTTGGGGAGTCATAATTGTTTTTTGTATGAATTTTTATCGTAAAAGCTCTCTTTTTGTTAAATTTGAGATAAAAGAGTTCTAACACGGTGCTGGATGAAATTAAGTGAGAGAAGAATGCAAGCTTTATCGTTAATAGACATTCAAAATGTAAGCCTCGATATTTTAACCGAGGTCCACCAATTTTGCAAGGCAAATGACATCCAGTACTCCTTAGCATACGGAACCCTCCTAGGTGCAATTAGGCACAAGGGCTTCATTCCATGGGATGACGACATCGATATATTTATGACTCGTCCCAACTATGAAAAATTTGCAAGGCTTTTCAAGCCACAGGAAGGAATCGCCTTTATTTCGGAAAAGGACAGCTATATCGCACTACCAAGAGTTTGTGATGTAAAAAGGACTGTCTTCCAGTCAACACTTCCTTGGGCACCGAATAAAGATCTCGGTATATGGATTGACATTTTCCCCATTGATGGCGTGGAAGATGACAGAGCGGCCTTTAAAAAAAGAATGATTGAGAACGCCAGATTGTACAATCTTCAACTGGCGGTCCGTAGGGCAATGCCAAACTTATCAACCAAGCTATCCTTGCGACAAAATATCAAACAGCTCTGCCGAAAAATTCGTTACTTCAACTGGACTCCAAGAAAAATCAACGACAAAATCCTTGACCAATGCAAGGAATACCCGTTCGCAACAGCAAGCCATTGTAGTCAATTAGTCAGCACAACTACATTGGACAAGCAGTTCTACGACAAGAAAATTTTCGACGAGTACACAGAAGTTGAATTTGAAGGCCGCATGTTCTCTGCAATTCGAGACTGGGATACCATACTCAAATTGAACTATGGATCCTACATGCAGCTTCCTCCTGAAGAAGAACGTGTTCAACATAGTTGTGACCACACGAAGTTTTATTGGAAGGAATAATGAAGGACATCTCAGTCGAAGAAATGAAGCAGATTCAGGTGGACATCCTTAAGGACATCCATCGTTTTTGCGAGCAGAACAGACTTAGATACACCCTTATATTCGGGTCTCTTTTAGGAGCTATCAGACATAAGGGATACATTCCCTGGGATGACGACATCGACATCGCCATGCCCCGAAAGGACTACGAAAAGTTCATCCAAAGCTACCAACACGAATATTATTACGCCTACGACTATCGTAAAGATAAAGATTACCACAATCCCTACGCCAAAGTCGCGGACACCCGCACCATCCTAGAAGAAAACATCTGTATGAAAAACATCGGTATCAACATCGACGTTTTTCCATTCGACAACATGTTTGACACTAAGGAAGAATGTAATGCATTCATTGATTCTCTGAACTCCATCAAAAAGAAATTCAGAATTAAGTTGGTCAAGCCCGGACGTAAGAATGTTTGGTGGAAGCGTATTTTGATTCGTCTTGCTAAGGTCGCCATGTTGCCGTATTCCATGAAGGGTTTGACCCAACAGGAATACGAGAAAGTAAACACACTTTCCAACGATCAGGCAGCCTTTGTCGCCCTGGCGGTGGATCCAGAAATAGACGCAGCATACAGATCGATTTATCCCAGAAGTATGTTCGATAATTTTACCAAGAAACCTTTTGGGAACGACGAGTTTATGGTCACTACGGATTACCACCAGTGGCTCACACAAATGTACGGAGACTACATGACGCCCCCTCCGGACGCCAATAGAACTTCCCCTCATACATTAAGCAAAATTTATTGGATAAAAGACTAGAGGTATTTATGGGCATCGCTCACAAACTTTATCAGGCTATTGGCGGCAAGGAAGGCTCATTCCTTCAGAAAAAATGGTCCGCTTACTGTATCAAGAAAGACTTGAAGGCTAAGCAAAAAAGACTGCACGAAAACGGTCTCGAGGCCCTGAAAATTTTCAGGGACACCTGCAAGGAATGCGGCGCAAATTACTGGCTTGAATACGGCACCCTCCTCGGAGCAGTAAGACACAAGTCTTTTATTCCCCATGACTTTGATCTGGACGCAGGCATGATGGCCACAGACTACACCGAAGAACTTCATAAAAAATTGATTGATCGCGGTTTTGTTTTCAGCCACGCCTTTGACTACATGAATCTCAAGACTGGCGAACGCAAAAAGTCTGAATACACATTCACTTATAAGGGCATCGCATTTGATATTTTCCTCGCCTTCCGCGAAGGAGATATCTGCAAGGTATTCTGCTACGAAATCGGGAAAGGCTGCGTCGTTAAGTTTTCCATGTCCTATACCTTGGATTGCTCCAAGCCTTTATCCACAGTCACCATCGATGGCGAAGAATTTAGCGCACCTTCTGACCCGGCCAAGGCTCTGACCATGTACTACGGCGAAGATTTCATGACGCCTAATTCTGGCTGGACAAACGATTACGGCGGAAGCAAATATGCCGAATACTACTCTCCTGAAGAAATCACCGGCATAAGAATTCTGCCCGAAACGAATGAGTAAAAAAAACACACCTTTTCTAGCGGTCATCTGGAGTCTTCTGGAAAGATTGTCTTCCCAGGCAGTCAGCTTCGTTATCGGGGTTGTCCTTGCTAGACTTTTGACGCCAAATGAATATGGCATCGTAGGACTCACTACCATATTCATCTCTCTTTCGAACACCTTCGTTGACGCCGGTTTTGCCAACGGACTTATTCGAAAAATTGACCGCACAGAAAAGGATCTATCTACAGCTTTTTATTTCAATATTGCCATTGGCATTGTAGCTTACGGCATTCTTTGGCTGTGTTCACCCATTATCGCAAACTTCTTTAACGAGCCGATTCTCATTCCGCTCGTAAAGATCATTGGATTAAGTGTCTTGCTTAATTCCCTTTGCGTGGTACAGAGCGCCATTCTAACAGCCAACCTGAATATTAGACTGCAGACAATCATCAACCTCTGCGGTCAAATTCCCGCAGGCCTTATCGCAATCCTTCTCGCCTATCGAGGATGGGGCGTTTACGCATTGGCCTTGCAGACAGTTCTTGCAGCATTTATCAGAACTACCCTGCTCTGGATTTTTGCCAAATGGCGCCCCCATGAAAAATTCAGCAAGGAATCCTTTTCCTACTTATTTGGATTCGGTTCAAAGCTTTTAGGCGCCAACCTAATCGGAACTGTATTTAACGAAATCTACTCCGTTCTCATCGGTAAGTTTTTCACCAAAGCCGATCTAGGATATTTTTCCAAGGCAAACGGCCTCAGCAACAACTTCAATTCCGTAGCTTCCGGAATCGTCCAGAAGGTCGCCTTACCTGTTTTATCCAGACACCAAAATGACAAGGTCCAGCTACAGGAAAATTTCCGCGAAATCATGCGTCTCCTAGTCATGATTATTGCGCCCCTTTCCGCATTCCTTTGTTTCTCCGGTAGAGACATCATCGTCTTTTTATGGACCGACAAATGGTTGCCCGCAGTAGTTCTTTTCCAGATTATCGTCGCAGGTACAATGTGGAATCCCATAGGCCAATTAAGCCTCAGCCTGCTTCAAGTCGCTAACCGTACCGGACTCATTCTTAAGCTTGAATTTCCCAAAAAAGCAATTTATGTGGTCATTATCTTTATTGGTTTCCAATATGGGGTATTGGGTATTGCAGCCACCCAGTTTTTCATCAACTTCGTTGCAGCGGCAATCAATTTACACCCAACAAAAAAGATTTTGGACTACAGTTATGTCCAGCAAATGGTAGATGTTATTAAGTATATGGTCATCGCCTATCCTATCGCCTGGGGACTATCCCTTTTAATCAACACGGATATACCATTACTCAATATATTACTAAACTTCTTGACATTCCTCCCCATCTATGGCCTCGTCATTTTAGCAATTCGAGACTCTGTAGCAGTTAAATACTTCGCAAAGATCAAGGGGAAATTTAAGAAAGCTTAATTTTTTCTCAAAAGAAAAAGACCCTTCCATTATGAAGGGTCTTTTGTTTAAGGAACTTCTCAAAAAATTACTTCTGTTCTCTTTCCTCAATGCATTTTTTTCCATCCTTCAAGAAACTCACCACGATCAAAATCATGACAAGGCCAATGGGGAATGCAGCAAGGATACTTACAGACTGAAGGTTACTCATGGAACTTTCAGAGAAAACCAGAGCAATCGGCAAAATAATCAGCAAAATGCAAACCATCAGCTGAATCAGCTTATGAGGCGTTTCGCCATCTTCCAATTTATGATAGCTATAGCAAGATGCCGTATAAGCAATGGAATCAAAGGATGTCGCATAGAAGGCCACCATGGTCAATAACACGAGTACAAGAACCAAAGGAGCACAAGGCAGTGTATTGATGACGCTAATAATCATCGCATACAGATCTCCATTTGCTATATAGGGAGCCATGTAATCAGCGACGCCAGCAGTCTGCTGACCAAGAGAATAGTTACCTAGAACGATGAAACTCAGAATTGTAGATCCAACGCCGAAGACGTAACCTCCAAGCAGTGTTTGGCGAATAGTTCGTCCCTTGGAAATATTGCCGATGAAGAAGGGAGCCGCGACACACCAAACCATCCAATATGCCCAGTAATAAATCGTCCAATCTTGCGGGAAATTATTCTTACGGAGAGGATCCGTATAAGTGGACAGACCAATAAAGTTCTGTACCATTCTACCCAGAGATTCAAATCCCGTATCAATGATATAACGTGCTTCGCCGCCAAAGGCAAGGACATAGAAGTTCAAGCCAAAGAACATAAAGATACAGACTTTCGCAAGAATGCTAATACCCTTAAATCCGTGAAGCAAGGAATAGGTATAGACAGCACAGGTAAATATCAGAATAACGATAGTAATTGCAGTTCTGCTAATTTCCACATGGAACAGTTCTGTGATAATACTTGCCATAAGGGGCGTTGCAATACTGAAAGTGGTTGCAGTACCTGCCAAGAGGGCAAAGACAGCCAACAAGTCAATCACGCGACCAAGAACGCCATCCGTATGTTTTCCCAAAATAGGACGACATGCTTCGGAATACTTCTGACGAGACTGTTTACGAACGTGAAGCATAAAGCCAAAGGCTACAGCCAATACTAAGTAAAATGCCCAAGGAATGAGACTCCAGTGGAAAATCGGGAAAACGCCAGCCCAATCCTGAACACTACCGAGATCGGCAAGATGGGGATTGGTCGCATACATAACCCATTCGGAAAAGGAATAGAAAAGGATATCCGCAGCAAGGCCACAGGTAAACATCATACAGCCCCAAGCGAAGAATGAATACTTTGGTTTTTCATCCTTTCCTCCAAGGACAATATCACCATACTTAGACATCGCCAGGAATAAAGACATAATGAAAAATCCAAGACCAATAATCAAATAATAAGTCCCAAAAGTATCACCAAAGAAGAAGCGCACCTTACTTAAGATTGCGTTAGACTGCTCCGGCCAAGCAAAGAACAGTAAACTAAAAATAATCACGATTGAAAACGGGACTATCGTGATCATCCAATCTATTTTGCCTTTATGCTTTTCCATATTATTTCCTTATTAGGTTTATAGTGATTGTCTTTAAACATTCTTATAGCTAGGATCCATAGCAACCAACTCATCAAAGTTGTCTATTTCCACTATATCGCCAGAATTCATGGGACGAATACCTAGATCATATTCTTCAAAATGACAGAACATAGCCACATCATCCCAATAAATCTGGCGATTCTGTTTTTCGTCAAATTCAACTTCAAGATGGTGTTTCAATTTCGCACCGTCTTCAGCAGTCCAGCGGGAAACGCTAAATAGCTGCCATCCCCCAACGCCGCCAGTCCTACTACAAGACGTCACTCTATTATCTTCTACCTGCATCAACCATTCCGCAGTTTCGCCATCGGTCCAAATCGCATTATAGCCAGACTTTTCAAATTCAGGCGACAAAATTTCGTCATTGAAGATAATCTGGTCTCCATCCAAAATAATAGACTCACCTATATAATCGCGAGCAACATAAAGAGATGAAATATTGTTGCAAACGTCATACAGAGGATTTTCTATGACATGCAGGTTTTCATATTCCTTTTCCAGAACATAGAATTGTTCCTTAAGATAGCCCACCACTACATAGATTTCGTTAATTCCATTTCTATGAAGAGCCTGTATAACAGAATCAATCATTCTGACACCATTCACTTTAATCATCGGCTTCGGTGTT is part of the Fibrobacter sp. UWR4 genome and harbors:
- a CDS encoding phosphorylcholine transferase LicD — encoded protein: MKLSERRMQALSLIDIQNVSLDILTEVHQFCKANDIQYSLAYGTLLGAIRHKGFIPWDDDIDIFMTRPNYEKFARLFKPQEGIAFISEKDSYIALPRVCDVKRTVFQSTLPWAPNKDLGIWIDIFPIDGVEDDRAAFKKRMIENARLYNLQLAVRRAMPNLSTKLSLRQNIKQLCRKIRYFNWTPRKINDKILDQCKEYPFATASHCSQLVSTTTLDKQFYDKKIFDEYTEVEFEGRMFSAIRDWDTILKLNYGSYMQLPPEEERVQHSCDHTKFYWKE
- a CDS encoding phosphorylcholine transferase LicD, with the protein product MKDISVEEMKQIQVDILKDIHRFCEQNRLRYTLIFGSLLGAIRHKGYIPWDDDIDIAMPRKDYEKFIQSYQHEYYYAYDYRKDKDYHNPYAKVADTRTILEENICMKNIGINIDVFPFDNMFDTKEECNAFIDSLNSIKKKFRIKLVKPGRKNVWWKRILIRLAKVAMLPYSMKGLTQQEYEKVNTLSNDQAAFVALAVDPEIDAAYRSIYPRSMFDNFTKKPFGNDEFMVTTDYHQWLTQMYGDYMTPPPDANRTSPHTLSKIYWIKD
- a CDS encoding LicD family protein, with the translated sequence MGIAHKLYQAIGGKEGSFLQKKWSAYCIKKDLKAKQKRLHENGLEALKIFRDTCKECGANYWLEYGTLLGAVRHKSFIPHDFDLDAGMMATDYTEELHKKLIDRGFVFSHAFDYMNLKTGERKKSEYTFTYKGIAFDIFLAFREGDICKVFCYEIGKGCVVKFSMSYTLDCSKPLSTVTIDGEEFSAPSDPAKALTMYYGEDFMTPNSGWTNDYGGSKYAEYYSPEEITGIRILPETNE
- a CDS encoding lipopolysaccharide biosynthesis protein, giving the protein MSKKNTPFLAVIWSLLERLSSQAVSFVIGVVLARLLTPNEYGIVGLTTIFISLSNTFVDAGFANGLIRKIDRTEKDLSTAFYFNIAIGIVAYGILWLCSPIIANFFNEPILIPLVKIIGLSVLLNSLCVVQSAILTANLNIRLQTIINLCGQIPAGLIAILLAYRGWGVYALALQTVLAAFIRTTLLWIFAKWRPHEKFSKESFSYLFGFGSKLLGANLIGTVFNEIYSVLIGKFFTKADLGYFSKANGLSNNFNSVASGIVQKVALPVLSRHQNDKVQLQENFREIMRLLVMIIAPLSAFLCFSGRDIIVFLWTDKWLPAVVLFQIIVAGTMWNPIGQLSLSLLQVANRTGLILKLEFPKKAIYVVIIFIGFQYGVLGIAATQFFINFVAAAINLHPTKKILDYSYVQQMVDVIKYMVIAYPIAWGLSLLINTDIPLLNILLNFLTFLPIYGLVILAIRDSVAVKYFAKIKGKFKKA
- a CDS encoding BCCT family transporter; translation: MEKHKGKIDWMITIVPFSIVIIFSLLFFAWPEQSNAILSKVRFFFGDTFGTYYLIIGLGFFIMSLFLAMSKYGDIVLGGKDEKPKYSFFAWGCMMFTCGLAADILFYSFSEWVMYATNPHLADLGSVQDWAGVFPIFHWSLIPWAFYLVLAVAFGFMLHVRKQSRQKYSEACRPILGKHTDGVLGRVIDLLAVFALLAGTATTFSIATPLMASIITELFHVEISRTAITIVILIFTCAVYTYSLLHGFKGISILAKVCIFMFFGLNFYVLAFGGEARYIIDTGFESLGRMVQNFIGLSTYTDPLRKNNFPQDWTIYYWAYWMVWCVAAPFFIGNISKGRTIRQTLLGGYVFGVGSTILSFIVLGNYSLGQQTAGVADYMAPYIANGDLYAMIISVINTLPCAPLVLVLVLLTMVAFYATSFDSIAYTASCYSYHKLEDGETPHKLIQLMVCILLIILPIALVFSESSMSNLQSVSILAAFPIGLVMILIVVSFLKDGKKCIEEREQK
- a CDS encoding sugar phosphate nucleotidyltransferase, coding for MHCVKRAIIMAAGIGSRMRPVTLKTPKPMIKVNGVRMIDSVIQALHRNGINEIYVVVGYLKEQFYVLEKEYENLHVIENPLYDVCNNISSLYVARDYIGESIILDGDQIIFNDEILSPEFEKSGYNAIWTDGETAEWLMQVEDNRVTSCSRTGGVGGWQLFSVSRWTAEDGAKLKHHLEVEFDEKQNRQIYWDDVAMFCHFEEYDLGIRPMNSGDIVEIDNFDELVAMDPSYKNV